A region of the Pantoea alfalfae genome:
CGCGCAGATCCAGCAGGGCTTTGGCTTCTCGATTATGCCGCCGCCGATTCTGGGACTGGGTCAGGGCTCTGGCTATTCGCTCTATGTGCAGGACCGTGCCGGTCTGGGCTATGGCGCGTTGCAAACGGCAATTAATACGCTGTCGGGCAGCATCATGCAGACGCCAGGGATGCACTTCCCTATCTCCTCCTATCAGGCCAATGTTCCACAGCTTGATGTGCAGGTTGACCGGGATAAAGCCAAAGCTCAGGGCGTGTCGCTGACCGCACTGTTCAGCACGCTGCAGACCTATCTCGGCTCGTCATACGTGAATGACTTTAACCGCTTTGGGCGCACCTGGCGCGTCATGGCGCAGGCGGATGGGGAGTTCCGCGACAGCGTCGAAGATATTGCGAACCTGCGTACCCGCAACGACCGCGGTGAGATGGTGCCGATTGGCAGCATGGTTAACATCACCACCACCTACGGCCCCGATCCGGTGATCCGCTATAACGGCTATCCTGCGGCGGATTTAATTGGCGATGCCGATCCACGCGTGCTCTCTTCGGCGCAGGCGATGAGTCAGCTGGAAGCGATGTCCGGCCAGCTGTTGCCGAACGGCATGAACATCGAGTGGACCGACCTGAGTTATCAGCAGTCAACCCAGGGTAATACCGCGCTGATTGTCTTCCCGATGGCCGTCCTGCTGGCGTTCCTGGTGCTGGCGGCGCTGTATGAGAGCTGGACGCTGCCGCTGGCAGTGATCCTGATTGTGCCGATGACGATGCTCTCTGCGCTGTTTGGCGTCTGGCTGACCGGCGGTGACAACAACGTCTTCGTGCAGGTCGGACTGGTGGTGCTGATGGGCCTCGCCTGTAAGAACGCGATTCTTATCGTGGAGTTTGCGCGTGAGCTGGAGATTCAGGGCAAAGGGATTATCGAAGCGGCGCTGGAAGCGTGTCGCCTGCGTCTGCGTCCGATTGTGATGACCTCAATCGCCTTTATCGCCGGTACGATCCCGCTGATTCTGGGTGAAGGTGCGGGTGCAGAAGTGCGCGGCGTGACCGGGATTACCGTCTTCTCTGGCATGCTCGGCGTGACACTCTTCGGTCTGTTCCTGACGCCGGTGTTCTACGTCGCCCTGCGCAAGCTGGTGACGCGCCGGTCAGGTGATGCCGAAACCGTGACGGCGTAAACACTCAACATTAAAAGGGGCGATCGGATGATCGCCCCTTTTTTTGTCTGTGACTGGCAACATGTTGATTAGCGCCGCTTCAATCTTTCATTCAGCGTTTCAATGATAAACGCATTCAGCGAGGTTTCATTTTGCGCGGCAGCCTGAGACAGGCGCTCTCCCATCGATTCAGGATAGCGCAGCGTAAAGGTCTTAATTTTTTCCTGCTCAGCATAGGGATTAATGCCGGAGGCTGCACAATCTTCCAGGTATTCGCGCAGCGAAATCTCGCCCTCTTTGTACAGCCCCTGTACGCTGTCAGAGACAAAATCACAGTAGCCTGACAGGCCAGTAAAACGCCCACGGAACATGTGGAGTTCAGGAACATAGGTGATCACGGCGGGTTGCCCGGCGACGGTGATTGATGAATTTGAACGATTATTCATAAGGATCGACTCCAATACTTTCCAGCCATTCACGCAGATTAATAACAGCCCCTCTGTCGGTGTCTGGCGAAGGATGCGGCCGGTGAAAACGCGCTATTCTTCCTCTGAGAAGAAAACGCACCCGTGAACCACTGCCTTCTTTAATCTCACCACCCAGAGCCCTGATTAATGACTCAACTGCCTGCCATTTCAGTCCGGACGGCGGCGGCATTTGAAAAACCTGCTCCAACGTTTCACGCTGTTTTTTCCGTAAGTCCCTGACAACGGTGTTCATCCTGACCTTCGCGACTTCATCCAGTGAAGTCATTTTATTACGATACGGTAAGAGGTCAAGATGGAATTTACGGAGAGAGGGCCTGTGTTGCAGGTTTGGGAAAGAAGTGGCTCAGAAATGGACGTTCAGCAGGCATAAAAAAAGCCGCTAATCAGCGGCCTTTTTTGCAGAGTTCTTCACTCTCTTCGGGTTCAGGTTCCGGCACGGCGGTGCAGTTGCTGGTATCGCGTTTCTTCAGTTCGTTCAGTGCGTCTGCCACGGTGCGTTTTGCCAGCACATCCAGCGACGCCTGCTCGGCTTCATCGGCTATCGACTTAAAGTACCAGCAGAGGTTGGCACTGACCAGACAGCGCGGCGCGACGTCAGGGCGCGCAGCCCAGATTTTTTTGTCTTCAATCACTGAGACATAGATATCCCGCAGGGTGATTTCCGCCGCAGGACGGCCCAGATGAATCGAACCGGTTCGGCCCAGCGTAGAGACGATAATGCCGTCACGGGTCAGCGGGACCATTAATTTTCGAATGAAACTGGGATTCGCTTCAAGCCCGTAGGCCAGAATCGCGCTGGTAGAGCGTTTACCCATTTGCTCCGCCATCGCTACGCTCAGAACCATTTGCAAAGCTGTCGGGAAGCGGTAATCAAGCATTTCTTTATCCTGAGTTGCGGTGCATCTTATTGTTTTATTGCCGCATAAGTGAACAATCAATGAGCAATAAATATAACAAACACTGTTGCTTTTTTGAAGCAAGCCCACGGTGACAAGGCACGTATTCACCAAAGGCTGAGGCCTGATAGCACAAGGTGCTTACCCTGTTCTTTGTCCTTATTCTGCTGAACACGGAGAACAGTGCGATCATGCGGTGGTGACAGACGCCGCCGTTAATCGCTGCTTTAGCGCCATAACCAGCACCACGTTAAAGATTGCTAAAGCGCAAAGCAACCACAGCGTCGCCGATGCACCCATCTTTTCAAACACATATCCACCCATCAGCGGTGTCAGTGCCTGTCCCATTAATGCCGGGCGGGCCATTTTACCCACTACAATCGCGTAAGACTCTGGTTTGACCATCGCCAGCGGTAAAGTTCCGCGCACGATGGCGCGTAAGCCATTTCCTGCGCCATACAGCACCATGCTCAGCAGCGCCATCTGCGGAAAAAGTGCCAGTAATAGCAGGCCCAGCGCCACCAGCCCGACAGAAAAAAAGGTAGTGCGGATCGGATGACTGCGTTTAAAGGCGATATCGACGAGTCGGGATCCCACCTGGCACGGGCCAAGTACGGCGCTGATCGCCAGCGCCGACGTCAGCGTATGGCCACTCGCCTGCAACAGCGCGATAAGCTGCACAGAAATCGCCGTCATGATCACAGACGCGAGAGTAAAAATGGCGCACAGCAGCCAGAACAGCGCAGGTTCAATCTCCGGCATGGCAGACTGTTTAACCGCCCTTTTTGCAGGCGGCTTAGCATGGCTCGCCGGTAAGGCAAACAGATAGGCAGGCAGCACGCAGATCACCATCATTGCCGCAATAATCAGTGACGCATCCCGCCAGCCAAATCCATGAATCAGTAACGCTGTGCCGGGCCAGACGAGCGTGGTACAGAAGCCTGAAATCAGCGTAATACCGGTGATCGCTGAACGTGCCTGACCGCCATAGCAGGTGCCGAGTGTGGCAAACAGGGCATCATAAAGGCCCATCGCCATACCGATGCCGATGATCACCCAGGCAAACAGAAACAGCGGCAGCGAGTCGCTGACCGCCACTATCACCAGCCCCACCGCCATTACCAGACCGCTTAACGCCAGTAACAGACGACCGCCGGTACGGGCGATAATCCTGCCAGCCAGCGGTGACAGCAGGCCTGACACCAGTATTCCCGTCGAGAGCGCGCCGTAGATCCACTGCTGTGACCAGCCTGTCTCAGCCGCAATCGGATTCGCCATCACCGCCATCAGGTAGAATGACCCGCCCCATGACAGGATCTGCACCAGGCCCAGGGTGAAAATGGCGGCGATACCGGGTTTGTTGTTCTGATTCACAGGCAATCTCTTGGTTAGCAGGCGAACCGTTTTTATAACATGTTCCGCGATAAGCCAAAATGCGTGATGCCCTTTTGACTGGATAGCTACGCAGGCCGCACGGTTTTAAGTAAAATACTTTTAGTATGTTGTAACTATATGGTGCTTGCATCCTCGCCAGGCTTCTGCCACATTGTGAACGTTGTAACTATGGAGGCACGACATGACGCGCTACGACTTAGTGGCTGATATGCATCAGTGTATAAACGACCTGGAACTGGCGCTGGGCGAGTTGCGTCAGCAGATTGAGGCGCAGCCTTTGCTGATCGCCCGCATCTTCAGCCTGCCGCCGGTGGTGAAAGGCCGTGAACATGAAGCGATAACTCAGATTGCCGTTGAACAGCATCTCGGTGAGAGCGCGTTGAAGATGGCACTTGATCATTATTGCCGCCTGTTTATGCAGCATCAGTCCGAACAGCTCAGCACCAAGGCTGCCGTTCGCTTACCCGGCGCGCTCTGTATTGAATGCGATGCGCAGCGGGAAGCGGAGATCGGCTCGCTGGTCGACCTCATCAACCAGTTGAAAGCCCGGCTGGAGCAACTGATCACGGTAGACTCGGGCCTGCCGAGCGAAGCGCGTTTTGAGTTCGTCCACCAGCACCTGCGCGGCCTGATTACCCTGAATGCCTATCGCACGATCACCCTGCTCAGCGCCCCTGACAGCCTGCGTTTCGGCTGGGCCAACAAGCACATTATCAAGAATCTTAAGCGCGAAGAGGTGATCGCCCAGCTGGAAAAAAGCCTGAAGTCGGGACGCGCGAAGGCACCCTGGTCACGCGAACAGTGGGCGGAAAAAGTGCAGGAGGAGCTGGCAAGCGTGCGTGCCCTGCCCGCCTCGGCACGGCTGAAAATCAAGCGCCCGGTGAAAGTCCAGCCAGTGGCACGCGTCTGGCGCGCGGATGAACAAAAACAGACCCAGCTGGCCTGCCCTTCACCGATCCTGGTGATCTGTCGCGATCGCAGTCAGGTTCCGGTACTGGGCGAGCTGCTTAATTACGACGCCGATAACATTACGCATCGTCATAAGCCCGCCGCTGAACCGCTTAATCTGCTGATACCCCGACTGCATCTGTGGGTCGATTGCCCGATATAAAAAAAAGGCCAGCATTCGCTGGCCTCTTCTTCATCGCTGACCTTACGACTTCATGCTGCCGACCATCTCTTCCGGACGAACCCAGGCATCAAACTCTTCTTCGGTCAGATACCCCAGCTTCAGCGCCGAACCCTTCAGCGTCAGCCCCTCTTTGTGCGCCTTCTTGGCAATTTCAGCCGCTTTGTCATAGCCGATGTGGGTGTTCAGCGCGGTCACCAGCATCAGTGATTCGTTGAGCAGTTGATCGATGCGCTCACGCACCGGCTCAATGCCGACGGCACAGTGATGGTTAAAGCTGTCCATGCCATCCGCCAGCAGGCGAATCGATTGCAGGAAGTTATGGATCACCATCGGACGGAAGACGTTAAGCTCAAAGTTACCCGACGCGCCGCCCATGTTGATCGCCACGTCGTTTCCCATCACCTGACAGCAAAGCATGGTCATCGCTTCACACTGCGTTGGGTTAACTTTGCCCGGCATGATTGAGCTGCCAGGTTCGTTTTCCGGAATGGCGATTTCGCCAATGCCGCAGCGCGGGCCGGAAGAGAGCCAGCGTACGTCATTGGCAATTTTCATCAGCGAGGCGGCAAGCCCTTTTAGCGCGCCATGCGCATGCACCAGCGCATCACAGGTTGCCAGTGCCTCAAACTTGTTGGGTGCGGTGACAAATGTCTGCTGCGTCAGATCGGCCAGCGCCTTCGCCACGCGCACTGCATACTCCGGATGGGTGTTCAGACCGGTGCCTACGGCGGTTCCGCCCAGCGCCAGCTCCGCCACGTGCGGAATGCTCTGTTCGATATGCTTCAGGTTGTGCTCCAGCATCGCTACCCATCCGGAAATCTCCTGGCCCAGCGTCAGCGGCGTCGCATCCTGCAGGTGAGTACGACCAATCTTAACGATGTCTTTAAAGGCGTCAGACTTCTGGCTCAGCGTCTTTTTCAGTACCTGAATCTGAGGTATTAACTGTTCGCGCAGGGCGATCACGGCGGCAACATGCATCGCCGTCGGGAAGACGTCGTTGGAGCTCTGGCTCTTGTTCACATCGTCGTTAGGATGGACCAGGCGCGACATCCCGCGCTCCCCGCCGAGGATTTCACTCGCGCGGTTTGCCAGCACCTCATTCATGTTCATATTGGTCTGGGTGCCGGAACCGGTCTGCCAGATCGCCAGCGGGAACTCGTCCGCATGCTTATCCGCCAGCACTTCATCCGCCGCGCTGACAATCGCATCCGCGCGGTCAGCAGGCAGTAGCCCCAGATCGCGGTTTACGCTGGCCGCGGCGCGCTTGGTCAGTGCCAGCGCATGCACCAGCGCGGTCGGCATTTTTTCGGTTGAGATACGGAAGTGTTCCAGTGAGCGCTGCGTCTGCGCGCCCCACAGTTTGTCTGCCGGTACATCGATGGGGCCCATTGAATCTTTCTCAATGCGATTGGCTGCCATGAATACGTCTCCTTCACCTGTTTTTTAAAAGAATGATCGCCCGTTCTGTCATCGCAATCGATAACCCGGCGGTCAGGATACTGATATACAATAATTTAACATTATCAGAGCTTAGCGTCCTTTTGCGCTGGATATGTATTTTTACCGGTAGTTTCTGCTTTAATAGCCGCAATAATTTCCCGTGATAAAGGGTTACACAATGCAAAAAATGAATAACTCGCTGCAAAATTACGCATGGGGCAGCAAAACAGCGTTGACTGAGCTGTATGGGATTGCCAATCCCGAGGGCCTGCCGATGGCAGAGCTGTGGATGGGCGCACATCCGAAAAGTCCCTCTATCGTGATGGATCAGGGCAGCGAGCGTTCGTTACGTGACGTGATTGATGCGGCGCCCGCCGCGATGCTGGGCGACGCGGTGGCACAGCGCTTTGGTGAATTGCCGTTTCTGTTTAAAGTGCTGTGTGCCGATCAGCCGCTGTCGATTCAGGTCCATCCCAGCAAACGTGCAGCCGAAGTGGGCTTTGCCCGTGAGAATGCGGCGGGGATTCCCCTGACGGCCGCCGAGCGCAACTATAAAGATGCAAACCACAAGCCGGAGCTGGTCTATGCGCTGACGCCGTTTCAGGCAATGAATGGCTTTCGCACGCTGACGCAGATGGCCTCACTGCTCGAGCCGGTTGCAGGTGCACATCCTCAGATTGCCCATTTTCTGCAACATCCCGATCGGGAGACGCTTGCTGCGCTGTTCTCGACCCTGCTGTCACTGGAGGGTGAGGCGAAATCGCTGGCGCTGGGCGTGCTGAAATCCGCACTTGATGCGCAGCAGGGCGAGCCGTGGGAAACCATCCGCATGATTGCGGCTGAATATCCTGACGACAGCGGCCTGTTTTCACCGCTGCTGCTGAATGTCATCACCCTGCAGCCCGGCGAGGCAATGTTCCTCTACGCTGAAACCCCGCACGCGTATCTGAAAGGCGTAGCGCTGGAGGTGATGGCCAACTCTGATAACGTATTACGAGCCGGTTTAACCCCGAAATATATCGATATCGACGAGCTGATGGCCAACCTGAAGTTTGAGGAGAAGCCTGCGAGCTCGCTGCTGACGGAGCCAGAGCAACAGGGCAACATGCTGCGCTTCCCGATTCCGGTGGAAGATTTTGCCTTTGCCATCCATAGCCTGAATGCAGAACCGCAATCGCTGGCGCAGCAGAGCGCTGCCCTGCTGTTCTGCATCGAAGGCCAGGCGGTCATCGCCAAAGGCGATCAGCAACTGACGCTAAAACCGGGTGAATCCTGCTTCATTGCCGCCAGCGAATCGCCAGTAACGGTCGCCGGTACGGGCCGACTGGCGCGGGTATTTAACGACTTAGGGCAGCGCGGCTGACGGAATCTCTGTTAACTGCTATTATTTCAACCTATTAGCTTTTAAACGCCTGCGGGCGTTTTTCTTCGGTCGCTGGGGTAAACCTGCGGCATAAGCGGACTCAAGGATAAGGACGAATCAGCAATGAAAAAGACCAATGTTGCCGTAGGTGTCATCATCGCACTGGGCGTAGTCTGGACTGGCGCGGCGTGGTTCACCGGCAAGCAAATTGAAAGCCACAGGGATGAGCTGGTGCAGAACGCCAATGCACAGCTGAACGCTTATGCCCCTAACAGTCGACTGAAGATCAGCTATCAGGACTATCAGCGCGGCGTGTTCAGCAGCAAGGTGAATCTGGTGGTTCAGGCCAATTCGCAGACGGAAGATAATCCGCTGCTTAAGCCGGGTCAGAGCATCATCCTGAATGAAACCATCGATCATGGCCCTTTCCCGTTTGCGCAGCTCAGGCATTTCAATCTGATCCCGAGCATGGCATCTGTTCATACCGAGCTGGCTAACACCGATGCGGTGAAGAAGCTGTTTGAGCTGACCGGCAATAAATCGCTGATTAACGCAGACACCCGCATCGGCTACAGCGGTGCTACCGATACCGCACTGCGTGTCCTGCCGGTTGATTATCAGAATGCGCAAACCGGTGAACGTTTTGCCACCAATGGTGGCACTTTCAACATCAGCGCCGATAATAAAGGCGATAAAGTGTCGCTGGACAGCGATGTGGATAGCCTCGCGCTGACCAGTAAAAATGAGATGGGCCAGCCGGTACTGTTCACTGTCAATGGTCTGAAGCTGAGCGGTAACACGCACCTCAGCCCCGAAGGCGTACGCATCGGCGATCAGTCGGTCGGTATTGAGAAGGTAAATGCCAGCATCAATGGTCAGGACGCCCTGACGCTGCACAAAATGAAAGGCACCTCCTCTTTCGACAACAGCGCCGGTAAAATTGGCGGCGATATCGACTACAAGGTTGAAAGCGTTCAGCTGCAGAAGCAGGACTTTGGTCAGGCAGCGCTGAAAATGAAGCTGTCACAGTTTGATGCGCAGGCGGTCAAAGCGTTCTCCGATCGTTATAACCAACAGATGCAGGAACTGCTGACCCAGCCTGGCGTTGCAGAAGATCCTATCCGCTATCAGGCAGGCGTACATCAGATTCTGATGGCCAATCTGCCGATGCTGCTGAAAGGCTCGCCATCCATCAGCATCGCTCCGCTGAGCTGGAAGAATGACAAAGGTGAAAGCACCTTTAATCTGACGGCCAGCTTCAATGACCCTTCTGCTGTTACCGGTGAAGCCCAGACTCTGAGCGCTATGGTTGATCGGGTACTGAAAAGTCTGGACAGCAAGCTGGTCATCAATATGCCGATGGCAACCGAAACCATGCATAAAGTGGGTCTGGCTGAAGGTTATCAGGCCGACGACGCGCAGAAGCTGGCGGATCAGCAGGTTAAAGGTCTGGCGGCGATGGGTCAGATGTTCCGCCTGACTCAACAGCAGGATAACAACATCGTGACCAGCCTGCAGTACACCAACGGTCAGGTGAACATGAACGGCGACAAGATGACGCTGGAACAGTTTCTGTCCCGTTATATGCTGGGTATGCCGACCAGCGAAGGCATGCCGCAGTAAGCGCTGTCTTCCACCAAAGGCGACCTCCGGGTCGCTTTTTTTATGCCTGACCGCTGCGGAAGTGAGTTTGCCCGCCAGTTATGGGTAATTAAGCAGCATCCGGCGCGGCTGTTGCGCAAATAGCTGGCGCTGTTGCGCAAGATATTTTTATAATGCTCTGCACTTCACCGACAACTCAGCGAGTGCGCCATGATCGATTCTAAAATTCCTCTGACTGATATTCACCGCCACCTTGATGGCAACATTCGTGCACAAACCATTCTTGATTTAGGCCGCCAGTTTAATCTCGCCCTGCCCGCATCAACCCTGGAGACGCTGCGTCCGCATGTGCAGGTTGGCCAGAATGAACCTGATCTGGTGAGCTTCCTGCAGAAACTCGACTGGGGCGTGAAAGTGCTGGGCGATCTGGATGCCTGCCGCCGCATTGCGCAGGAAAATGTCGAAGATGCCGCGCGCGCGGGCATTCATTATGCTGAACTGCGTTTTTCGCCCGGTTATATGGCGATGACCCACAATCTGCCAATTGCCGGTGTGGTGGAAGCGGTCATTGACGGCGTGCGCGCAGGCCGTCAGCAGCACGATATCGACGTGCGTCTGATTGGGATTATGAGCCGGACCTTTGGCGAAGATGCCTGCCTCAGCGAGCTGGAAGGTCTGCTTGCCCACCGCGATCATATCACTGCGGTCGATCTTGCGGGTGATGAGCTGGGCTTCCCGGGCAGCGAGTTCCTGAGTCACTTTACCCAGGCGCGCGATGCCGGTTTCCGCGTTACCGTGCATGCGGGCGAAGCGGCTGGTCCGGAGAGCATCTGGCAGGCGATTCGTGAGCTGGGCGCAGAACGTATCGGTCACGGCGTGAAAGCGATTGAAGATCGCGCGCTGATGGATTTCCTGGCGGAGCACCATATTGGTATTGAGTCCTGCCTGACCTCCAACATCCAGACCAGCACCGTGCCTTCACTGGCGCAGCATCCGCTGAAGACCTTCCTTGAGCATGGCATTCTGGCGACCATCAATACCGATGATCCCGCGGTTCAGGGCATTGAACTGGCGCATGAATATCATCATGCCGCACCGGCTGCCGGTCTGAGCGCGGCACAGATCCGTCAGGCGCAGGAGAATGGTCTGACGATTGCCTTCCTCAGCGACGCTGAGAAAGCGGCTATTCGCGCTCGCGTGCAGTAATCCTGAAGCGTAGCGACAAAAAACGGGCCGGATAACCGGCCCGTTTTTATGGTAACGAGGTATAGATCTTTTCGCTGTGGGACCGAGCCTGCGCAGAGACTACGGTCAGATCGGAAAGACGCAAAAGCCGTCATCCGTGACACGCTCGGCCCACGCAATTACGCACCTCATCCCTGAGGTGCGCCCGTACCGGGCCAACGCGTTGCGTTGTTCAAAAACGCTCCCGGCGTTTTTGTCCATAGCGTGGGACGCTTTCCTCTTCTGACCGTAGTCCCTGCGCGCTAAACAGATTTATTGCTGTCTGATTCACGCTACGGGCTTGTTAGCAATCTGACAGGCTGGTACCCAGCCCGTATTGCACCTACAGATTAAACGCGCTTCAGCGACAGCGTCTGGCGTTTCTCGGCGGATTGCAGACCCAGTTCGATCAACTCCATCACCTGAATCGCCTCTTCCGCCGTTACCGGATTATTACCGCGTCCGGCAATCGCATCGCGGATGCCTGCATAGTAAGCAGGATAGTTGCCCGGCTGGGTCAACTGCGTGGTTTCGGTCAGGGAGTCGCCCTCAACCAGCGTCAGTGTGCCGTCGCGCATGTCATAGCCCCAGTCTGCCTGCGGCGGGAAATCACCTGACTTCAGGCGATCTTCCTGCGGATCAAGACCATATTTGACGTAACTGCCGCGCGTGCCGTGGACGGTATAACGCGCAGATTCCGCTGCCACCAGCATGCTGGCGTGCAGCACGACGCGGCGCTGCGGATAGGTCAGCGTGGCGTGGAAGTAGTCGGTGGTCTGCGCACCCGGACGCATTTCGGCCAGATCGACATTGATGGCGACCGGCGGGCCAAACAGCTGCAGCGCCTGGTCCAGCAGATGCGGTCCCAGGTCATACCAGATTCCGCTGCCTGCGCCCTTCATTTCACGCCAGCGATTACGCACTTCCAGACGGAAACGGTCAAAATGCGATTCGAAGTAGCGCACGTCACCCAATGAACCTGCTTCAAGCAGGGATTTCAGCGTCAGAAAGTCACTGTCCCAGCGTCGGTTGTGGAACACCGACAGCAGCAGCCCTTTGGCTTTCGCCAGCGCATCCAGCTCACGTGCCTGTGACAACGTCACGGTAAACGGCTTATCGACCACCACATGTTTACCGGCGTTCAGCGCCGCTTTAGCCAGCGGGAAGTGGGTATCATTAGGGGTAGGAATAACAATCAATTGCAGAGTCGGGTCGTCCAGCAGCGCCTGAGGATCGGCCACCACCTTTACGGCGGGCCAGTCGGCGTGAACTTTGCTGGCGTCGCTACTGGAAATGGCGGCCAGTTCGACGTCCGGCGTTCCCGCAATCAGCGGGGCATGAAACGTTTTACTGGCAAAGCCGTAGCCGATCAGACCAACACGTAATTTATCGCTCATTTGGATTCCTCTCAGAGCCTGTATGGCAGGCTCTTAGTTGATAACCTGATTGATTTAAGACTATTAACCAGGTGAGGACAAGGCGGAATCCCCCGAAAAAACTAGGAGATAGCACTTCGCGCCAGGGGCCAGGCCGTCTGCGCCGCCAGGCTGTCGTGCGCATCCTGATTGCGACGGCGGAAGTCGCTGGGACTGACGCCAACACGCTTGCGGAATACCCGTGAGAAGTAGAGCTGGTCATCGTAACCCACTTCACGCCCTACCGAGGCGATAGGTTCCTGGGTAGTCTGCAGCAGCAGTTTAGCGCGGATAACGCGCTGATCTTCACGCCAGCGTAGCAAATTCACACCCATCTGCTCGCGGAACAGGTGCGCCAGCCGCGACGGTGAAAGACAGACGTGACGTGCCACCTCTTCAATCTTCACCTCGCTGGCGAGATGGTTGGTCACATACTGGCAGGCTTCAATCACGCGCGGATCGCGGATTAGCTGATGGCTGCGCGGATCTTCTTCAACGGCGCGCAGC
Encoded here:
- the fumC gene encoding class II fumarate hydratase, whose amino-acid sequence is MAANRIEKDSMGPIDVPADKLWGAQTQRSLEHFRISTEKMPTALVHALALTKRAAASVNRDLGLLPADRADAIVSAADEVLADKHADEFPLAIWQTGSGTQTNMNMNEVLANRASEILGGERGMSRLVHPNDDVNKSQSSNDVFPTAMHVAAVIALREQLIPQIQVLKKTLSQKSDAFKDIVKIGRTHLQDATPLTLGQEISGWVAMLEHNLKHIEQSIPHVAELALGGTAVGTGLNTHPEYAVRVAKALADLTQQTFVTAPNKFEALATCDALVHAHGALKGLAASLMKIANDVRWLSSGPRCGIGEIAIPENEPGSSIMPGKVNPTQCEAMTMLCCQVMGNDVAINMGGASGNFELNVFRPMVIHNFLQSIRLLADGMDSFNHHCAVGIEPVRERIDQLLNESLMLVTALNTHIGYDKAAEIAKKAHKEGLTLKGSALKLGYLTEEEFDAWVRPEEMVGSMKS
- a CDS encoding MFS transporter; translation: MNQNNKPGIAAIFTLGLVQILSWGGSFYLMAVMANPIAAETGWSQQWIYGALSTGILVSGLLSPLAGRIIARTGGRLLLALSGLVMAVGLVIVAVSDSLPLFLFAWVIIGIGMAMGLYDALFATLGTCYGGQARSAITGITLISGFCTTLVWPGTALLIHGFGWRDASLIIAAMMVICVLPAYLFALPASHAKPPAKRAVKQSAMPEIEPALFWLLCAIFTLASVIMTAISVQLIALLQASGHTLTSALAISAVLGPCQVGSRLVDIAFKRSHPIRTTFFSVGLVALGLLLLALFPQMALLSMVLYGAGNGLRAIVRGTLPLAMVKPESYAIVVGKMARPALMGQALTPLMGGYVFEKMGASATLWLLCALAIFNVVLVMALKQRLTAASVTTA
- a CDS encoding type II toxin-antitoxin system HicA family toxin gives rise to the protein MNTVVRDLRKKQRETLEQVFQMPPPSGLKWQAVESLIRALGGEIKEGSGSRVRFLLRGRIARFHRPHPSPDTDRGAVINLREWLESIGVDPYE
- the add gene encoding adenosine deaminase; translation: MIDSKIPLTDIHRHLDGNIRAQTILDLGRQFNLALPASTLETLRPHVQVGQNEPDLVSFLQKLDWGVKVLGDLDACRRIAQENVEDAARAGIHYAELRFSPGYMAMTHNLPIAGVVEAVIDGVRAGRQQHDIDVRLIGIMSRTFGEDACLSELEGLLAHRDHITAVDLAGDELGFPGSEFLSHFTQARDAGFRVTVHAGEAAGPESIWQAIRELGAERIGHGVKAIEDRALMDFLAEHHIGIESCLTSNIQTSTVPSLAQHPLKTFLEHGILATINTDDPAVQGIELAHEYHHAAPAAGLSAAQIRQAQENGLTIAFLSDAEKAAIRARVQ
- the manA gene encoding mannose-6-phosphate isomerase, with the protein product MQKMNNSLQNYAWGSKTALTELYGIANPEGLPMAELWMGAHPKSPSIVMDQGSERSLRDVIDAAPAAMLGDAVAQRFGELPFLFKVLCADQPLSIQVHPSKRAAEVGFARENAAGIPLTAAERNYKDANHKPELVYALTPFQAMNGFRTLTQMASLLEPVAGAHPQIAHFLQHPDRETLAALFSTLLSLEGEAKSLALGVLKSALDAQQGEPWETIRMIAAEYPDDSGLFSPLLLNVITLQPGEAMFLYAETPHAYLKGVALEVMANSDNVLRAGLTPKYIDIDELMANLKFEEKPASSLLTEPEQQGNMLRFPIPVEDFAFAIHSLNAEPQSLAQQSAALLFCIEGQAVIAKGDQQLTLKPGESCFIAASESPVTVAGTGRLARVFNDLGQRG
- a CDS encoding RrF2 family transcriptional regulator, which encodes MLDYRFPTALQMVLSVAMAEQMGKRSTSAILAYGLEANPSFIRKLMVPLTRDGIIVSTLGRTGSIHLGRPAAEITLRDIYVSVIEDKKIWAARPDVAPRCLVSANLCWYFKSIADEAEQASLDVLAKRTVADALNELKKRDTSNCTAVPEPEPEESEELCKKGR
- a CDS encoding type II toxin-antitoxin system HicB family antitoxin, which encodes MNNRSNSSITVAGQPAVITYVPELHMFRGRFTGLSGYCDFVSDSVQGLYKEGEISLREYLEDCAASGINPYAEQEKIKTFTLRYPESMGERLSQAAAQNETSLNAFIIETLNERLKRR
- a CDS encoding YdgA family protein, with protein sequence MKKTNVAVGVIIALGVVWTGAAWFTGKQIESHRDELVQNANAQLNAYAPNSRLKISYQDYQRGVFSSKVNLVVQANSQTEDNPLLKPGQSIILNETIDHGPFPFAQLRHFNLIPSMASVHTELANTDAVKKLFELTGNKSLINADTRIGYSGATDTALRVLPVDYQNAQTGERFATNGGTFNISADNKGDKVSLDSDVDSLALTSKNEMGQPVLFTVNGLKLSGNTHLSPEGVRIGDQSVGIEKVNASINGQDALTLHKMKGTSSFDNSAGKIGGDIDYKVESVQLQKQDFGQAALKMKLSQFDAQAVKAFSDRYNQQMQELLTQPGVAEDPIRYQAGVHQILMANLPMLLKGSPSISIAPLSWKNDKGESTFNLTASFNDPSAVTGEAQTLSAMVDRVLKSLDSKLVINMPMATETMHKVGLAEGYQADDAQKLADQQVKGLAAMGQMFRLTQQQDNNIVTSLQYTNGQVNMNGDKMTLEQFLSRYMLGMPTSEGMPQ
- the tus gene encoding DNA replication terminus site-binding protein, with amino-acid sequence MTRYDLVADMHQCINDLELALGELRQQIEAQPLLIARIFSLPPVVKGREHEAITQIAVEQHLGESALKMALDHYCRLFMQHQSEQLSTKAAVRLPGALCIECDAQREAEIGSLVDLINQLKARLEQLITVDSGLPSEARFEFVHQHLRGLITLNAYRTITLLSAPDSLRFGWANKHIIKNLKREEVIAQLEKSLKSGRAKAPWSREQWAEKVQEELASVRALPASARLKIKRPVKVQPVARVWRADEQKQTQLACPSPILVICRDRSQVPVLGELLNYDADNITHRHKPAAEPLNLLIPRLHLWVDCPI